A single window of Phyllostomus discolor isolate MPI-MPIP mPhyDis1 chromosome 13, mPhyDis1.pri.v3, whole genome shotgun sequence DNA harbors:
- the MGAT1 gene encoding alpha-1,3-mannosyl-glycoprotein 2-beta-N-acetylglucosaminyltransferase, producing the protein MLKKQSAGLVLWGAVLFVAWNALLLLFFWTRPAPSKLPSDSTLDDDPAGLTREVIRLAQDTEVELERQRGLLQQIWDYHVRRSQRWRAPTAVPPVPPHGHATSPPAVIPILVIACDRSTVRRCLDKLLHYRPSAERFPIIVSQDCGHEETAQVIASYGSALTHIRQPDLSTIPVPPDHRKFQGYYKIARHYRWALGQVFHRFKFPAVVVVEDDLEVAPDFFEYFQATYPLLRADPSLWCVSAWNDNGKEQMVDASKPELLYRTDFFPGLGWLLLAELWAELEPKWPKAFWDDWMRRPEQRQGRACVRPEISRTMTFGRKGVSHGQFFDQHLKFIKLNQHFVPFTQLDLSYLRQETYDRDFLARVYGAPLLQVEKVRTSEQNELGEVRVQYTGRDSFKAFAKALGVMDDLKSGVPRAGYRGIVSFLFRGRRVHLAPPQTWGGYDPSWN; encoded by the coding sequence CAGGGCTTGTGCTGTGGGGCGCCGTCCTCTTTGTGGCCTGGAAcgccctgctgctgctgttcttctGGACCCGCCCTGCGCCCAGCAAGCTGCCGTCGGACAGCACGCTGGATGATGACCCCGCTGGGCTCACTCGCGAGGTGATCCGCCTGGCCCAGGACACCGAGGTGGAGCTAGAGCGGCAGCGGGGGCTGCTGCAGCAGATCTGGGACTACCACGTGCGGCGCAGCCAGCGGTGGAGGGCACCCACTGCAGTCCCCCCAGTGCCGCCTCACGGGCATGCGACCTCGCCGCCAGCCGTGATCCCTATCCTGGTCATCGCCTGTGACCGCAGCACGGTCCGGCGCTGCCTGGACAAGCTGTTACACTATCGGCCGTCGGCCGAGCGCTTCCCCATCATTGTCAGCCAGGACTGCGGGCACGAGGAGACGGCTCAGGTGATCGCCTCCTATGGCAGCGCCCTCACGCACATCCGACAGCCGGACTTGAGCACCATCCCGGTGCCGCCCGACCACCGCAAGTTCCAGGGCTACTACAAGATCGCGCGCCACTACCGCTGGGCGCTGGGCCAGGTCTTCCATAGGTTCAAGTTCCccgcggtggtggtggtggaggatgACCTGGAGGTGGCCCCGGACTTCTTTGAGTACTTCCAGGCCACCTACCCGCTGCTGAGGGCCGACCCCTCCCTCTGGTGCGTGTCCGCTTGGAATGACAACGGCAAAGAGCAGATGGTGGACGCGAGCAAGCCGGAGCTGCTCTACCGCACCGACTTCTTCCCgggcctgggctggctgctgctggccGAGCTGTGGGCGGAGCTAGAGCCCAAGTGGCCCAAGGCTTTCTGGGATGACTGGATGCGGCGCCCAGAGCAGCGGCAGGGCCGGGCCTGCGTGCGGCCCGAGATCTCCAGAACCATGACCTTCGGCCGCAAGGGTGTGAGCCACGGGCAGTTCTTTGACCAGCACCTCAAGTTCATCAAGCTGAACCAGCACTTCGTGCCCTTCACCCAACTGGACCTGTCCTACCTGCGGCAGGAGACCTATGACAGGGACTTCCTGGCCCGCGTCTACGGCGCCCCCCTCCTGCAGGTGGAGAAAGTGAGGACCAGCGAGCAGAATGAGCTGGGGGAGGTGCGGGTGCAGTACACCGGCAGGGACAGCTTCAAAGCCTTTGCCAAGGCCCTGGGAGTCATGGACGACCTCAAGTCGGGGGTCCCGAGGGCAGGCTACAGGGGCATCGTCAGCTTTCTGTTCCGGGGCCGCCGTGTCCACCTGGCGCCCCCGCAGACCTGGGGCGGCTACGATCCCAGCTGGAATTAG